From a region of the Aeoliella mucimassa genome:
- a CDS encoding efflux RND transporter periplasmic adaptor subunit, producing the protein MKHYLLTFCLLTCSALSATATEPIVVESAVLQLIDHADLAAGESGLLVELNASEGKTFAKGDVIARIDDTDARIAEQAAEAELALAKAKAENDVAIRTAAAAQRVAEAELARSEESIAKFAKSVSQSQMDIERLNVDKLKLEVEAGKHELHLARLSQTVAQRKLEAARLEIERRRVLAPIAGVAVDIEASVGEWVEPGQKLVRVVSTHRLKAEGFVAADQAAQGLDGWQAEIELADGSRVTGGVVFVSPEIDPINKQVRLWAEVENSEGRLRPGQTVSMQLQPPVDR; encoded by the coding sequence ATGAAACACTATCTACTCACCTTCTGCCTGCTCACCTGCTCGGCGCTTTCGGCCACGGCTACCGAACCGATTGTCGTGGAGTCGGCGGTGCTGCAGTTGATCGACCACGCCGACCTGGCGGCAGGCGAAAGCGGGTTGCTGGTGGAACTCAACGCGAGCGAAGGCAAAACGTTTGCCAAAGGGGACGTGATCGCCCGCATCGACGACACCGACGCTCGCATTGCCGAACAAGCGGCCGAGGCCGAGTTGGCGCTAGCCAAGGCCAAAGCCGAAAACGACGTAGCGATTCGCACCGCCGCCGCAGCCCAGCGCGTGGCCGAGGCCGAACTCGCCCGCAGCGAAGAGTCGATCGCCAAGTTCGCCAAGAGCGTGTCGCAATCTCAGATGGACATCGAACGGCTGAACGTCGACAAGCTCAAACTCGAAGTCGAAGCCGGCAAGCACGAACTGCACCTCGCTCGACTGTCGCAAACTGTCGCCCAACGCAAGCTCGAAGCCGCCCGGCTCGAGATCGAGCGGCGGCGGGTGCTTGCTCCCATCGCGGGTGTGGCCGTGGACATCGAAGCCAGTGTCGGCGAGTGGGTGGAACCGGGTCAGAAACTGGTCCGCGTGGTCAGCACCCATCGCTTGAAGGCCGAGGGCTTCGTGGCCGCCGATCAAGCCGCCCAAGGACTCGATGGCTGGCAGGCCGAGATCGAACTGGCCGACGGCTCCCGCGTGACCGGGGGGGTGGTGTTCGTGAGCCCCGAGATCGATCCGATCAACAAGCAAGTTCGCTTGTGGGCCGAAGTGGAAAACAGCGAAGGTCGCTTGCGTCCCGGCCAGACCGTGAGCATGCAGCTGCAACCGCCGGTCGATCGTTAA